A genomic stretch from Natronomonas gomsonensis includes:
- a CDS encoding RAD55 family ATPase, giving the protein MTPSSSAEARRISEEVSYIPFGIRGLDGTLRGIPTGSSVLLAGAPDAGGDPFTYTSLARLMAAKHAPEQVPSQLSDRAEHIPESVTYLTLSHDREHVYSAMDAVLSDDQFDVLADHTTVADFSQRFMDLLPVPEALFDARRRDDAIEQSEGKHHEMDTESEPQPETFQGFLDDISDRLAEASDSLIVVDSLSDIERATEFGLPTGHELAFLLGLREAVVNWGTVAYVKLDRRAGSVREDTTINGLLHGSVYFYSNDEGYTTYRTVRVGSFGGALDTERQEVFDSIIDDGGFRAKATKKVGRKHW; this is encoded by the coding sequence ATGACCCCATCGTCGTCAGCGGAAGCCCGCCGTATCAGCGAGGAAGTGTCGTACATCCCCTTCGGGATTCGCGGGCTCGATGGGACACTTCGCGGCATTCCGACGGGAAGTTCAGTGTTACTCGCCGGCGCGCCCGACGCAGGTGGCGACCCTTTCACCTACACGAGTCTCGCGCGATTGATGGCCGCGAAACACGCCCCCGAACAGGTCCCCAGTCAACTGAGCGACCGTGCCGAACACATCCCCGAATCGGTGACGTACCTGACCCTCTCACACGACCGCGAACACGTTTACAGCGCGATGGACGCCGTTCTCTCGGACGACCAGTTCGACGTACTCGCCGACCACACCACGGTTGCGGACTTCTCACAGCGATTCATGGACCTGTTGCCGGTACCCGAGGCCCTGTTCGACGCCAGACGGCGCGACGATGCTATCGAGCAATCCGAGGGGAAACACCACGAGATGGATACGGAGTCGGAACCCCAACCGGAGACGTTTCAGGGGTTCCTCGACGATATCAGTGACCGACTCGCGGAGGCCTCCGATAGCCTCATCGTCGTCGATTCGCTCTCCGATATCGAGCGGGCCACGGAGTTCGGACTCCCAACGGGTCACGAACTCGCCTTCCTGCTGGGGTTGCGTGAGGCGGTCGTCAACTGGGGAACCGTCGCCTACGTCAAGTTAGACCGGCGAGCGGGGTCGGTCCGAGAGGACACGACCATCAACGGACTGTTGCACGGGTCTGTGTACTTCTACTCCAACGACGAGGGGTACACGACCTACCGGACGGTTCGAGTCGGCTCTTTCGGCGGCGCCCTCGACACCGAACGACAGGAGGTGTTCGACTCCATCATCGACGACGGCGGCTTCCGGGCGAAGGCGACGAAGAAGGTCGGACGGAAACACTGGTAG
- a CDS encoding ATPase has product MKLLVAGAAEVDAGKTTFTTGLIERTGARGFKPRAGNGYWYDHDDYRRAVADGRLYGKDSKRLAAASPGDIDPEAINPIHRLWIPRPGSGKGLLGREGRAFVVDRITRSDEDRYVVNGTIEIPPAAKRHLPLEDAPHVESLPELNDLMAELHAPALTALGEEIDQRDSAIVESYADIARPLSEFVPDAVAVVEPRRCRIFDGERYAKACDVASGSAHEGRLEERVEHVVELLDPLSTTTLPALSGRERDDPGIVANAYADTYDELLAAV; this is encoded by the coding sequence ATGAAACTGCTCGTCGCCGGGGCCGCGGAGGTCGACGCTGGGAAGACGACGTTCACCACGGGGCTCATCGAACGCACCGGCGCCCGCGGGTTCAAACCGCGAGCGGGCAACGGCTACTGGTACGACCACGACGACTATCGGCGTGCCGTCGCCGACGGGCGACTGTACGGCAAGGACTCGAAACGCCTCGCCGCAGCCTCGCCGGGCGATATCGACCCCGAGGCAATCAACCCCATCCATCGGCTGTGGATTCCACGTCCCGGCTCCGGGAAGGGACTGCTCGGACGGGAGGGTCGGGCGTTCGTCGTCGACCGCATCACCCGATCCGACGAGGACCGCTACGTCGTCAATGGTACCATCGAGATACCGCCAGCGGCGAAACGGCACCTCCCGCTGGAAGACGCCCCGCACGTCGAGTCGTTGCCGGAACTCAACGACCTGATGGCCGAACTCCACGCCCCGGCGCTGACAGCGCTGGGCGAGGAAATCGACCAACGCGACTCTGCAATCGTCGAATCCTACGCCGACATCGCTCGGCCACTCTCGGAGTTCGTCCCCGACGCCGTCGCGGTGGTCGAACCGCGTCGCTGTCGAATCTTCGACGGCGAGCGCTACGCGAAGGCCTGCGACGTTGCAAGCGGCAGCGCCCACGAGGGGCGCCTCGAAGAGCGCGTCGAACACGTCGTCGAGTTGCTCGACCCGCTGTCGACGACGACGCTGCCGGCGCTGTCCGGACGGGAGCGCGATGACCCCGGTATCGTCGCCAACGCTTACGCCGATACCTACGACGAACTGCTGGCGGCGGTTTAG
- a CDS encoding DUF3592 domain-containing protein, with amino-acid sequence MRGSTDGLWAEKDLGFVVVLLVVGLIAGAAGGTHVLQHNLAIQENQPTDATVESTGVDRRVIENDDGPDDYEYRPVVEYSYTAEGKRYAHDNVFPGSFRRWSDSRSWAQSVAGDYQAGQSVEAQYNPHDASEAYIRNDGWPDGWLITVGYALALLVSGVFLIRKGFRRRKQRELMADTPTEQAESLSMGPSEVTGIARPGPSEAATAPFSDEECIVCTWEVLEYDDDDDDGGSWNHVASGLDGVPFYVDDGTGSVLVEPHGDARYEIDPDGETTIRVDADETPPGPIASFIDTTSGVGRVSESSSGGGASEGDRKYRQNLIKPGEDVFVFGTVQPRAEADGGTSNAENLVIRKVPEGDATQEPLFMIADEPQSELISERRWALWRVPAAVVAIVVAVGLLLGTFGPLVGLELPVL; translated from the coding sequence ATGCGGGGGTCAACGGACGGGCTCTGGGCAGAGAAGGATTTGGGGTTCGTCGTCGTGCTGCTGGTCGTCGGCCTCATCGCCGGCGCGGCGGGCGGGACCCACGTCCTCCAGCACAACCTGGCGATACAGGAGAACCAACCGACCGACGCTACCGTCGAATCGACGGGCGTCGACCGCCGAGTCATCGAGAACGACGACGGCCCCGACGACTACGAGTACCGGCCCGTCGTCGAGTACAGCTACACGGCCGAGGGAAAGCGGTACGCCCACGACAATGTCTTCCCGGGGTCGTTCCGCCGGTGGAGCGACTCCCGCTCGTGGGCCCAGTCCGTCGCCGGAGACTATCAGGCCGGGCAGTCGGTCGAGGCCCAGTACAATCCCCACGACGCCAGTGAGGCGTACATCCGAAACGACGGCTGGCCGGATGGCTGGCTCATTACGGTCGGTTACGCGTTGGCGTTGCTCGTCTCCGGCGTCTTCCTCATCAGGAAGGGGTTCAGGCGGCGCAAACAGCGGGAACTGATGGCGGATACGCCGACCGAACAGGCAGAATCGCTGTCGATGGGCCCTTCCGAGGTCACAGGTATCGCCCGCCCGGGCCCTTCTGAGGCGGCGACGGCACCGTTTTCCGACGAGGAGTGTATCGTCTGCACGTGGGAGGTCTTAGAGTACGACGACGATGACGACGACGGCGGGTCGTGGAACCACGTCGCCTCGGGACTGGACGGCGTCCCCTTCTACGTAGACGACGGCACGGGGTCGGTGCTGGTCGAACCGCACGGCGACGCCCGCTACGAAATCGACCCGGACGGCGAGACGACGATACGGGTCGACGCCGATGAAACGCCACCCGGGCCGATAGCGTCGTTCATCGACACCACGAGCGGTGTCGGTCGGGTTTCCGAATCATCGAGTGGGGGTGGGGCCTCCGAGGGCGACCGGAAGTACCGACAGAACCTCATCAAGCCGGGCGAGGACGTGTTCGTCTTCGGGACGGTCCAGCCCAGAGCCGAGGCCGACGGTGGAACCTCGAACGCCGAAAACCTCGTCATCCGGAAGGTGCCCGAGGGGGACGCGACACAGGAACCGCTGTTCATGATTGCCGACGAACCGCAGTCGGAACTCATCTCCGAACGGCGGTGGGCGCTGTGGCGCGTTCCGGCCGCCGTCGTCGCCATCGTCGTCGCGGTTGGATTGCTGCTTGGCACGTTCGGTCCGTTGGTCGGCCTCGAACTGCCGGTTCTGTAG
- a CDS encoding MBL fold metallo-hydrolase, translating to MTTVRNIAQGVRSFTSNAFLVDGKRTVLVDAGNDFDAVERIEAAETGLDALVLTHTHPDHVGNVGAVVDAFDVDVWGFDPDHELVDHAIADGDTVAIGDDDHLALHTPGHKDDHLCLYSREGGILFAGDLVFANGGFGRTDLKEGDRGALVESIDYLLETVDDGLEAMYVGHGPAVETDPLYHIELAAQSARMG from the coding sequence ATGACTACCGTACGGAACATCGCACAGGGGGTGCGCTCCTTTACGAGCAACGCCTTCCTCGTCGACGGCAAGCGGACCGTCCTCGTCGACGCCGGCAACGACTTCGACGCCGTCGAACGAATCGAGGCCGCCGAGACGGGCCTCGATGCCCTCGTGTTAACCCACACCCACCCTGACCACGTCGGCAACGTCGGGGCCGTCGTCGACGCCTTTGACGTCGATGTGTGGGGGTTCGACCCCGACCACGAACTCGTCGACCACGCCATCGCCGACGGAGACACCGTGGCCATCGGCGACGACGACCATCTCGCGCTTCACACGCCGGGGCACAAGGACGACCATCTCTGTCTGTATTCACGGGAGGGGGGCATTCTGTTCGCCGGCGACCTCGTCTTCGCCAACGGCGGGTTCGGACGAACCGACCTCAAGGAAGGCGACCGCGGGGCGCTCGTCGAGAGCATCGATTACCTGCTTGAGACCGTCGATGACGGCCTCGAAGCGATGTACGTCGGCCACGGGCCGGCCGTCGAAACCGACCCGCTGTACCACATCGAACTCGCCGCCCAATCCGCGCGGATGGGCTAA
- a CDS encoding DUF5827 family protein codes for MPRPREEFDDIRDFEFYDPEEVLEPDQLYTVYEIARLLQGVEPDRDLDPGTEDILLNWAIPWMLDHSESFVFAEPESDEEPGHYGLK; via the coding sequence ATGCCACGACCGCGCGAGGAGTTCGACGACATCCGCGACTTCGAGTTCTACGACCCCGAGGAGGTACTGGAACCCGACCAGCTCTACACCGTCTACGAAATCGCCCGCCTGCTGCAGGGTGTCGAACCGGACCGTGACCTCGACCCCGGAACCGAGGACATCTTGCTCAACTGGGCGATTCCGTGGATGTTGGACCACAGCGAGTCGTTCGTCTTCGCCGAACCGGAGAGCGACGAGGAACCGGGACACTACGGCTTGAAATGA